One segment of Rhodothermus bifroesti DNA contains the following:
- the lysS gene encoding lysine--tRNA ligase, producing MKRVLTEQELERRRARQQLEALGITPYPYRWEVSAHAAEILSRFDDARHQPRPDGPAPEPYTVSIAGRIMSRRIMGKAAFFDVQDESGRIQVYVRQQDLPEGFYEQVFKKLLDIGDIVGVEGFVFRTRMGEITVHAQRLELLAKALRPLPVVKEQDGRLYNEVTDKEFRYRQRYVDLIVNPEVREVFRKRARMIAAIRHFLDTRGYLEVETPVLQPLYGGATARPFITYHNALDMPLYLRIADELYLKRLIVGGYEGVYEISKDFRNEGLSRFHNPEFTMLELYVAYKDYYWMMDLVEELLEYVAIEVTGQAEVHWGEHTISFRRPWPRIPMFEAIRERTGYDLYGKSRDELAEIARKLGLEVDSTMGSGKIIDAIFGEFVEPHLIQPTFIIDYPIELSPLAKRHRTKPGLVERFEVIVGGKELCNAFSELNDPDDQRARFEEQAKLRAAGDEEAMQIDEDFLRALEYGMPPTAGLGIGIDRLAMILTNQPSIRDVILFPLLRPEQPAATTAFTDTNSSEAAGT from the coding sequence ATGAAGCGCGTACTTACCGAACAGGAACTCGAGCGCCGCCGAGCCCGCCAGCAACTCGAAGCCTTGGGTATTACGCCTTATCCCTATCGTTGGGAAGTTTCCGCTCACGCGGCTGAAATTCTCTCCCGCTTCGACGATGCGCGCCACCAACCGCGTCCCGACGGTCCGGCTCCCGAACCTTATACGGTGTCCATTGCTGGACGCATCATGAGCCGGCGCATTATGGGTAAGGCGGCCTTCTTTGACGTGCAGGATGAAAGCGGCCGTATTCAGGTCTACGTGCGCCAGCAAGACTTGCCTGAAGGGTTTTACGAGCAGGTTTTCAAGAAGCTGCTGGACATTGGCGACATCGTGGGTGTCGAGGGGTTTGTCTTTCGAACCCGTATGGGCGAGATCACCGTCCACGCCCAAAGGCTTGAGTTGCTGGCCAAAGCGCTGCGCCCCTTGCCTGTTGTCAAAGAACAGGATGGGCGCCTGTATAACGAAGTGACCGACAAAGAATTCCGCTACCGCCAACGCTATGTGGACCTGATCGTCAACCCGGAAGTGCGAGAGGTCTTTCGTAAGCGGGCACGGATGATCGCAGCAATTCGGCACTTTCTGGATACGCGGGGCTATCTAGAAGTCGAAACACCTGTTTTACAACCACTCTATGGGGGCGCTACAGCCCGTCCGTTTATCACCTACCACAATGCGCTCGACATGCCACTTTACCTACGCATAGCCGACGAGCTGTACCTCAAACGGCTCATTGTTGGGGGATATGAAGGCGTCTACGAAATTTCAAAAGACTTCCGCAACGAGGGCTTGAGCCGTTTCCACAACCCAGAATTTACAATGCTTGAGCTTTACGTGGCCTATAAGGACTACTACTGGATGATGGACTTGGTAGAGGAGTTGCTTGAATATGTAGCCATTGAAGTGACCGGGCAGGCTGAAGTCCATTGGGGTGAACACACGATTTCTTTTCGGCGCCCCTGGCCACGTATACCGATGTTTGAGGCCATTCGGGAGCGGACAGGCTATGACCTCTACGGCAAGTCACGTGATGAGCTGGCCGAGATTGCACGTAAACTAGGGCTTGAGGTAGATTCCACCATGGGCAGCGGCAAAATCATTGATGCAATTTTCGGAGAGTTCGTGGAGCCGCACCTGATTCAGCCCACCTTTATTATTGACTATCCTATCGAGCTCAGCCCACTGGCCAAGCGACACCGCACAAAGCCAGGTTTGGTTGAACGCTTTGAGGTGATCGTAGGCGGCAAAGAACTGTGCAATGCCTTTAGTGAGCTTAACGATCCGGATGACCAGCGCGCCCGTTTTGAAGAACAGGCCAAGCTGCGGGCAGCAGGCGACGAGGAGGCCATGCAAATCGACGAGGATTTTCTGCGGGCCCTGGAGTATGGCATGCCGCCAACAGCCGGACTGGGCATCGGGATTGACCGGTTGGCCATGATTCTGACGAATCAGCCTTCAATTCGGGACGTGATCCTCTTTCCCCTGTTACGGCCTGAACAGCCAGCTGCAACTACCGCCTTCACGGATACCAACAGCTCAGAAGCTGCCGGGACGTAA
- the rpsT gene encoding 30S ribosomal protein S20: MAHHKSALKRLRQNAKRRARNRYYRSWMRTLIKKVRAAQTKAEALPLLNQAKSLLDRLVVKGIIHKNKAANYKRKLEKHVNQLA; the protein is encoded by the coding sequence ATGGCACACCACAAATCAGCCCTTAAGCGCCTGCGCCAAAACGCCAAGCGACGGGCGCGTAATCGTTACTATCGCAGCTGGATGCGTACCTTGATCAAAAAGGTTCGCGCAGCACAAACCAAAGCTGAAGCCCTCCCACTGCTCAACCAGGCCAAAAGCCTGCTCGACCGCCTGGTCGTCAAAGGAATTATACACAAAAATAAGGCGGCAAACTATAAGCGAAAGCTGGAAAAGCACGTGAACCAGCTTGCGTAA
- a CDS encoding PKD domain-containing protein produces the protein MQKPQHYLALTALVALTIVGLTGCRSTPVEVLGVSGPDSLQVNQSGTFSATINEKAKPPVEFRWDFGDGATGSGNPVTHAYSEPGTYTVTVTASNRKGKSTSTRSSSVVVYRPPVPAQIISITADPLQPDTRTAVRFSANVQGDQPLTYQWNFGDGGTATGANPTHTYSQPGTYTVTLNVSNNAGSDSRTLSITVRPYEAEFCAEVTELSPAFFDRNSSVLNDAARQALQENLEILQSCPNMYVRIEGWAAPGERNPQQLSADRARAVEQFYTSNGIAASRLVAVGRGRATGVTSKKEGADQYRRADSIPTTQSGLMGSN, from the coding sequence ATGCAGAAGCCACAACATTATCTCGCTTTGACGGCCTTAGTAGCCCTGACGATTGTGGGCTTGACGGGCTGCCGTTCGACCCCTGTCGAAGTGCTAGGTGTATCGGGACCTGACAGCCTACAAGTCAACCAAAGCGGCACGTTTTCGGCCACCATTAATGAAAAAGCAAAGCCCCCTGTCGAATTCCGGTGGGATTTTGGCGATGGTGCGACAGGCTCAGGCAACCCTGTCACCCATGCCTATTCTGAGCCTGGCACCTATACGGTAACCGTCACGGCCTCTAACCGTAAAGGTAAGTCGACCAGTACGCGCTCGAGCTCGGTAGTAGTGTATCGCCCACCGGTGCCCGCCCAAATCATCTCGATCACGGCTGACCCCCTGCAGCCAGACACGCGGACGGCAGTGCGCTTTAGCGCCAACGTGCAGGGCGACCAACCCCTTACCTATCAATGGAACTTTGGTGATGGCGGCACTGCCACCGGCGCTAACCCCACGCATACCTACAGCCAGCCGGGCACCTATACCGTTACGCTAAACGTATCGAACAATGCCGGCTCGGACTCGCGCACGCTCTCCATTACGGTCCGTCCTTATGAGGCGGAATTCTGCGCTGAGGTAACCGAGCTGAGCCCTGCTTTCTTCGATCGGAACTCGAGCGTGCTCAACGATGCCGCGCGTCAAGCCCTGCAAGAAAACCTGGAAATCTTGCAGTCGTGCCCGAATATGTATGTACGCATCGAGGGATGGGCTGCCCCTGGCGAGCGTAACCCGCAGCAGCTGTCGGCAGACCGTGCCCGTGCCGTTGAACAGTTCTACACTTCCAACGGTATTGCAGCCAGCCGCCTGGTAGCTGTAGGCCGCGGCCGCGCTACAGGGGTAACCAGCAAGAAAGAAGGCGCTGACCAATACCGCCGTGCCGACTCGATTCCCACCACCCAAAGTGGCCTGATGGGCAGCAACTAA
- the queG gene encoding tRNA epoxyqueuosine(34) reductase QueG, whose translation MPGFDVHAQQRLAQALKQEARRLGFDACGISKAEPLDEEARRLEAWLKAGFHGSMHWMENHFDKRIDPTKLVEGAQSIISVLHNYYQPVAHDPSPETGKISRYAWGDDYHEVLKEKLYQLFAWLQAQVGEVHGRAFVDSAPVMDKAWARRSGLGWMGKNTNLINRRMGSFFFIGELIVDVPLPPDGPIPDYCGSCTRCIDACPTGALVQPYVLDARRCISYLTIEHRSDDIPAELQEKMGNWIFGCDICQDVCPWNKFKYATSEPRFMPRPGLPDTPLHRWEELDLEAFRKKFRKSAVQRAKFEGFKRNVRIALQNAHPVLRPGSF comes from the coding sequence ATGCCCGGCTTCGATGTCCATGCTCAGCAACGTCTAGCCCAAGCGCTCAAGCAGGAAGCGCGGCGCTTGGGCTTTGACGCTTGCGGCATTTCAAAGGCCGAACCGCTTGACGAAGAAGCCCGCCGCCTTGAGGCCTGGCTTAAAGCCGGCTTTCACGGCAGCATGCATTGGATGGAAAACCACTTCGACAAACGCATCGACCCAACCAAACTGGTCGAAGGTGCTCAATCTATTATCTCTGTGCTGCACAACTATTACCAACCGGTAGCACACGACCCTTCGCCTGAAACTGGCAAAATCAGTCGCTATGCCTGGGGCGACGATTACCATGAAGTCCTCAAGGAAAAACTCTATCAGCTTTTTGCCTGGCTGCAAGCGCAAGTAGGCGAAGTGCACGGTCGCGCGTTTGTAGATTCTGCGCCTGTGATGGATAAAGCCTGGGCCCGACGCAGCGGCCTAGGTTGGATGGGCAAAAACACCAACCTGATTAACCGCCGCATGGGATCCTTTTTCTTTATCGGCGAGCTCATCGTAGACGTACCCCTACCGCCCGACGGACCTATCCCCGATTACTGCGGGTCTTGCACCCGCTGCATTGATGCCTGTCCCACCGGTGCGCTTGTGCAGCCTTACGTGCTAGATGCGCGGCGTTGCATTTCTTACCTTACGATCGAGCACCGCAGCGACGATATTCCCGCCGAGCTTCAAGAAAAAATGGGCAACTGGATTTTTGGATGTGACATCTGCCAAGACGTGTGCCCATGGAACAAGTTCAAATACGCCACAAGCGAACCGCGTTTTATGCCCCGCCCTGGCTTGCCTGACACGCCCTTACATCGCTGGGAAGAGCTAGACTTGGAAGCCTTCCGGAAGAAATTTCGGAAGAGCGCGGTTCAGCGGGCCAAGTTTGAGGGGTTTAAACGCAACGTGCGCATTGCACTGCAGAACGCCCATCCTGTTTTACGTCCCGGCAGCTTCTGA
- a CDS encoding Rossmann-like and DUF2520 domain-containing protein — MALAVAVLGAGAVGRSLAWALRQAGYAIAAVISRRLESAQALAAQVGAPVASTALEDLPADVPLVFCCVPDDKLPLLAQQLAHLPRNWSTTVVAHTSGALPAHILAPLAERGASLLSFHPLQAFPKTGSLVSLQHVYVGLEGDPKAMALGYEVVHALGAYPIELTAEAKARYHLAAVLVSNGLGALLAMAGEVLATIGVSRQQSRDLLLPLLRGTLENMRASLPEEALTGPAVRGDLQPIQQHLEALKAHLPHLLPVYAALTTEMIRAGVRVGRLDPKQAALVLDMLRAALDAAQDFWL, encoded by the coding sequence ATGGCGTTGGCCGTTGCCGTTCTTGGTGCAGGGGCTGTCGGGCGATCGCTGGCCTGGGCCCTCCGACAGGCCGGCTATGCGATCGCTGCCGTAATCAGTCGCCGTCTGGAATCCGCTCAGGCATTGGCTGCACAGGTAGGCGCACCGGTGGCTTCTACGGCACTGGAAGATCTACCTGCGGATGTGCCGTTGGTGTTTTGTTGCGTTCCCGACGATAAGCTCCCCCTGCTGGCCCAGCAACTGGCCCATCTGCCACGTAACTGGTCGACTACTGTTGTAGCCCATACCTCAGGAGCACTGCCTGCTCACATTTTGGCACCGCTGGCCGAGCGTGGCGCCTCGCTTCTAAGTTTCCATCCTTTGCAAGCCTTTCCGAAGACAGGATCGCTTGTTTCACTCCAGCATGTTTACGTCGGGTTGGAAGGAGATCCTAAGGCCATGGCCCTAGGATACGAAGTGGTGCACGCGTTGGGGGCCTATCCCATCGAATTGACCGCAGAGGCTAAGGCCCGCTACCACCTGGCTGCAGTGCTCGTTTCTAATGGGCTAGGGGCGCTACTGGCCATGGCCGGTGAGGTGCTCGCAACGATTGGCGTGTCCCGACAGCAATCGCGAGACTTGCTGTTGCCTTTGTTGCGTGGAACCCTAGAAAATATGCGCGCCTCTCTTCCCGAAGAGGCCTTGACCGGACCCGCCGTACGGGGTGACCTGCAGCCGATCCAGCAACACCTTGAGGCCTTAAAAGCCCATTTGCCCCATTTACTTCCAGTTTACGCGGCGTTGACTACCGAGATGATTCGCGCAGGGGTGCGTGTTGGGCGCTTGGACCCTAAGCAGGCAGCACTTGTGCTCGATATGCTTCGAGCGGCTTTAGATGCAGCGCAAGACTTTTGGTTATAA
- a CDS encoding anti-sigma factor family protein, whose amino-acid sequence MREDYHDPDSSRPEESSCPFSDWDELLCEYVDGTMDPAVRQVFEEYLRANPAVAHHVACLCRTRQLLHQHGACMLRAPEGFQARLRQRLAYEMMREQRVLDYVSLPLRGVTVLASAAVILFLVGMYTGTWLYAENVTRPSSTEVAPVASPAVSSEFVTWKYAWTPRPVLPPRNGAMLSAAWREPAASVPIGLRDTLETLRLVQRSHGAP is encoded by the coding sequence ATGCGCGAGGATTACCACGATCCCGATTCATCGCGGCCAGAAGAGAGCAGTTGTCCCTTTAGCGATTGGGACGAATTGCTCTGTGAATATGTCGACGGTACGATGGATCCGGCGGTGCGCCAAGTGTTTGAGGAATACTTACGGGCTAATCCAGCAGTGGCCCACCATGTGGCCTGTCTGTGTCGGACGCGCCAGTTGCTCCATCAACATGGAGCCTGCATGCTGCGCGCTCCTGAAGGCTTCCAGGCTCGGTTGCGGCAACGTTTGGCCTATGAAATGATGCGGGAACAGCGGGTTTTGGACTACGTCAGCTTGCCTCTGCGGGGGGTAACGGTGCTGGCTTCAGCTGCTGTGATCCTGTTTCTGGTCGGTATGTATACCGGCACGTGGCTATATGCTGAAAATGTGACGCGGCCTTCCTCGACTGAAGTCGCACCGGTCGCTTCTCCTGCGGTATCTTCTGAATTCGTGACATGGAAGTACGCGTGGACCCCGCGTCCTGTGTTGCCACCGCGAAATGGTGCCATGCTTTCAGCAGCGTGGAGGGAGCCCGCAGCGTCGGTGCCTATAGGCCTACGGGATACCCTAGAAACGTTGCGTCTCGTGCAAAGAAGCCATGGAGCACCTTGA